TGCTTGCCATATCTTCTCGTGTGCTTGGAGCCGTCTTGGTTGCCTTGGTGGAATGGTTGTAAATGCGCGGCTTACGCTTGCGAAACCAAGTATCGGTTGAGCGATGGGAATACGCTTCTTGAGCACATCCCCTTAGCCACGTGGGTATTGATGTCCAGTCAGGCGTGAGCATGACAATATCCCACTGATATTTACGATGACGCATGAACGCCCCGTAAAAGTGGTCAGGGTAGAGGAGGCGTCCTTGCTCATCGAGCTGTGTTTCGCCCGTGTCGTCGATATCCCCCTCATCCAGTGTCGATTCATCGACCTTTGTCCATCGGCTGTGAAACAGGTCAGCAAAGTCATCTGGGAGGTTAGGGAGGAATTCTTCAATCGGGCGCTTGTGTGTCTTTTCTTTCTTGAATCCTGCGTCCACAGTAAAGATGTCCTGACACTCATCAATGACCACCAAAGCCCCGATAGGCATCCAACTAAACCAATTCTGCCAAAGCTCAATACCCGTTAACTTACGAGAAAAGACACGAATCAAACGCGCCCCTGGAGGAAACTTTTCACCGAGCAGTTTCTCAATTTTATCCAGAGGTTTAAGTCCTTCGATATTGGTCACGACTAAGCGACCATTGCGTAGAGCAGGGAGGATTTCAAACCACACCGCATAAGCGGATTTATACGCCCCATTGGAGCCATGACGAAAGTAAACAGCCATTGATTACCACCCCATGATACGCAGGACGAAAGCGGTCGCGAACGCATCAATGATGATACGTATCGCATCGACTACACCAATCGCATGACAAATCGCCCGTAGGTCTGGCGAGATTTTGTTAAACGCGGCATTGAGCACTGTGTACACCTCATAATTCTGAAGTAGCATGGTCGCAACTTTGTAAGCGGTCTCCAGACCCCAGAGCTTAAACGTCAGATAGAACTTAGTGGCGAAGTACCAGAAGTAGGTCACGATGTTCATTAAGAACTCAGGGATGCCCAAGACAAAATGTTTAACGTCACTGCCTACACCGGAAAGAAACTCTAATACTTGATAGATGTAATCCATGATTCCCCCTACGAATTACGTCCAGAACTTAAGACGATGATGGCTGCCATGAGTGTGGCGAGAAAGATAATGACCCCTTTGATGAGGTCGATGTGTGGTGCTATCCGGTCTAAGAAATTGAAGCCGACTGAAATACGATGACCATGATGATCTAAATCAAACTGCGTGCCTCGATAGCTGCCGCCGTTAAAGTGCATGGTGCCCATCTTAAGCGGTGACTTGGTGAGCTTGTCCTCGATGTCTTTCTCAAGTTGCTCAATCTCCGTTTTTAAGCCCTCAACCCCATCTTTGAAAGGGGTCTTAAAGGTCGGTTTTTCGGGCGTCTTAAAGGATTTACCGCTTTTTCTAATTTTGTCGATACCATCCCAAATATCCCCAAGCCCCATCCCAAGAGTGCCACCGACGCGGAAGATAGAGCCGCCATTCATACGGGTCGCCTCGGCTATGTCATCTAGCTTACGATTGGTTTCGCTCATATCGGTACCATCGCCAGAGCCACCGCCTTTTAAACCGGAACACGCTGGCTTGTTAGCCTCATCACCAGAGTTATTTGAACCATCACCAGAGCCGTTATTGTTATCGGTACCTTTGACACAATCGCTAATCACCTTGATACCATCAATCAATTCCTTGAGTGTTTCTTTAGTCCAAGGGGTTTCTTTCTTTGTTGACATGACCGTAGAGAGATTTGAGACGCTACTCGTTAACATGCTCAGCGTGGAGCCCATTTGCACCATATCCCGATGGATTTGGTCATGTTGTTTTTGGTCTTGCGTTAAGCCTGCATAGGACACGTTCTCTAGACGTTCCCAACCGCGTTGGATCTGGTTATTAATGGCGTTGTGACCGCCTTTGATTTGAGCGCCCAAAGTGCCAAAACCCACAACGCTAATATTAGGAATGGATGTGTGATTATTGTCTGGAATCGGTGGTGGTGTTGGTTCGGGGTCAGGGTCGGGCAGTGATGGCACTGTACCGCCTGAAAAGTCAGGACCATTACAAATTTGACCTGTAAATTTCCATTTGCCTGTACATCTTGTGCCGACAATTGTTGAGCCATTTTCACCGACACCGACACACGCTTGACTGCCTGCTGGAGCCATACCGCATCGATTTTCTAAACTGTCTCCCACACATGCCGCTTTAGGATCTTGTCCCCATATGTACGCATCCCATGACATGGTGCGAGTGCCTGCCTTAGCGTGGAGAAACTCACACACGTTGCGACATGTTCCATCGGGTTTAAATCCGAATTCACATTGCTGCGCATGGCTAGGAACGGAGAGCATCAGCGTCATTAACAGCAAAACGCCAAGCAGAAAATTGATAGCAAATCGCATAAGTGCACCTATAAAAAAAGGGGCTGATTTAGCCCCCTTATCCTGATATGACGCCCGTATAGACCCCGTAACAAAACACCAGTCCCATGACAGACGCCATGCCAATAGAGACCACCATTACTTACGCGCTAGCCAAGACACGACCATGCCCACACCGAAGCCCAGAGCCGCAAGCCCGATAACGCCCGTTGTGGTCAATTCAACCAGTTTTTTACCGCCAGTGATGGCTGCTGTGATGGCGCCTTCGTTAGCCGAAGCGTCAGCCAATGCCGAGCCTGAGACAGTCAGAAGTACACCCATTTGAGCGTAACGGTTTTGAACAGTTTGTTTAGCAAAGTTGAAGAATTTCATAGTGTTACCTTTATTTTTTACCTAGATACTTAATGACGCGACCCATGATGTGACCACCGATAAAGGTCAACAGCAATTGACCTAAAAAGAATTCGTACATCGCAGGGTCAAATTGAAAGAAGGACAATGTAGCCTGTCCATTTTCGACCAGTTGAGCCGCTTCCACCTTGGTTAGTAAAAGGTAATCGCACGTTCCATCAGTGGACTTTGCGAGTAAACCGTGAGTGAGAGCGACACAAACAGACACGGTTTAGCCTTTGATTGGCTTGATATCGACTACGATGTTTCGCGCAGGGTTCTGCGGGTCTGCATCCAAGTGCAGCTCACACATCATTGGGAATTGGTTTTCTAATTCTTTGAATGCCATCACCAGTGATGGATTTGGATTCATGGCGATTTGTTTCTTG
Above is a window of Vibrio tubiashii DNA encoding:
- a CDS encoding zonular occludens toxin domain-containing protein encodes the protein MAVYFRHGSNGAYKSAYAVWFEILPALRNGRLVVTNIEGLKPLDKIEKLLGEKFPPGARLIRVFSRKLTGIELWQNWFSWMPIGALVVIDECQDIFTVDAGFKKEKTHKRPIEEFLPNLPDDFADLFHSRWTKVDESTLDEGDIDDTGETQLDEQGRLLYPDHFYGAFMRHRKYQWDIVMLTPDWTSIPTWLRGCAQEAYSHRSTDTWFRKRKPRIYNHSTKATKTAPSTREDMASTTSKKIPVEVFALYKSTGTGKFNESKSDVTMLKSPKFILAMLIGIGAVFKFVWDAYALFYSDTENPTQETAQVTESNSNNTTTIDSQNLDANTSTTQSGHGVGSGGDSHQNSAQVAIDAVNPFYRHFPIFNQARSVYLTSVVRERIEGDITLTNYRFRIDKDDGEYYVSSPVLIGYGYEFLELDECLIQVKLGDTTKMLTCPPRQGLDKPDDFTIPDRTQELKQVDIFNLSGNKEA
- a CDS encoding transcriptional regulator; amino-acid sequence: MSVCVALTHGLLAKSTDGTCDYLLLTKVEAAQLVENGQATLSFFQFDPAMYEFFLGQLLLTFIGGHIMGRVIKYLGKK